From Carya illinoinensis cultivar Pawnee chromosome 5, C.illinoinensisPawnee_v1, whole genome shotgun sequence, one genomic window encodes:
- the LOC122311211 gene encoding D-ribulose kinase isoform X2 — translation MNRLLFVNPTRFHTLLPYPLGKQASVLQSNTMLSSIHYPTGSFLFLLPSSPKHGHRGSREAHSRTGLCNIASKPRPRAMISATQEGNPEVGLQVGERLYLGMDFGTSGARFALIDKRGTIHAEGTREYPPYKSKETMDWIRSWKSTLFLLLEDIPLHLRKLVVSISLDGTSATTIIVDSTTGEPLWRPLLYNESCSDALPTVKSIAPANHTVCTGSSTLCKLVSWWNMVDSDKKLATLLHQADWLLWLLHGNLGVTDYNNALKVGYDPELDSYPHWLLAQPYSQFLPSVKAPGTPIGFLKENVKTKYGFPKDCVVCTGTTDSIAAFLAAQATQPGKAVTSLGSTLAVKLLSTSRIDDARYGVYSHRLDDKWLVGGASNTGGAVLRQIFTDEQLEHLSEQIDPMKTSPLDYYPLPTVGERFPVADPNMAPSAGYIHDQRVMWTICTGF, via the exons ATGAATCGTCTCCTATTCGTTAATCCAACGAGATTCCATACTCTGCTCCCTTATCCGCTGGGAAAGCAAGCAAGTGTGCTCCAGTCAAATACTATGCTTTCCTCGATTCACTATCCCACTGGCTCATTTCTGTTTCTCCTGCCCTCATCACCAAAACAtg GACATCGTGGTTCGAGGGAGGCACATTCGAGAACTGGGTTATGTAATATTGCGAGCAAACCAAGACCAAGAGCAATGATCTCTGCGACCCAGGAAGGCAACCCTGAAGTGGGTCTTCAAGTTGGCGAGCGGCTTTATCTTGGGATGGATTTTGGCACGTCAGGTGCGAGGTTTGCGCTCATCGACAAGCGAGGAACCATCCACGCCGAAGGGACGAGGGAGTATCCGCCGTATAAG AGCAAAGAAACAATGGATTGGATACGTTCTTGGAAATCGACACTTTTCTTGCTGCTTGAAGACATTCCACTTCATCTTCGCAAACTTGTTGTTTCCATTTCTCTTGATGGGACTTCTGCGACTACTATAATTGTGGACAG CACAACTGGAGAACCATTATGGAGACCTTTGCTCTACAATGAGAGTTGTTCTGATGCTTTACCGACAGTAAAATCTATTGCTCCTGCAAACCATACAGTTTGCACTGGTTCCTCGACTTTGTGCAAGCTCGTCTCCTGGTGGAACATGGTCGATTCAGATAAAAAACTTGCAACATTGTTGCATCAAGCGGATTGGCTTTTATGGCTTCTTCATGGAAATCTCGGAGTGACTGATTACAATAATGCTCTGAAG GTTGGCTATGATCCTGAACTTGACTCTTATCCACATTGGTTGCTCGCGCAGCCCTATTCTCAATTTTTACCATCTGTTAAAGCTCCTGGAACTCCAATTGGGTTTTTGAAAGAGAACGTTAAAACAAAATATG GTTTTCCAAAGGATTGTGTTGTATGCACAGGAACCACAGATAGTATAGCAGCTTTTCTTGCAGCTCAGGCAACACAACCGGGGAAAGCT GTCACTTCTTTGGGTTCAACCCTTGCTGTCAAGCTACTAAGCACCAGTAGGATCGACGATGCACGATATGGGGTGTACAGTCATCGTCTTGATGATAAGTGGCTAGTTGGAGGTGCTTCAAATACCGGTGGAGCTGTTCTCCGACAAATTTTTACTGATGAGCAGTTAGAGCACTTAAGTGAACAGATTGATCCCATGAAAACGTCTCCACTAGACTACTACCCTCTGCCAACTGTGGGAGAGAGATTTCCTGTGGCAGATCCAAATATGGCTCCTAG